CTTGGCAATGGATCTTCCAGGTGGCAAGGATGGCATTGGCTCCAACAACTGGGCTATTGGCGGCAAACTCACCGTGAGTGGCAAGCCATTATTGGCGAATGACCCCCATCTGGGTTTATCTGCGCCAGCAATTTGGTATTTTGCCCGCTTAGATGCCCCGGGCATGAATGTCATTGGCGGCACCCTTCCCGGGATTCCGGCAGTCATTCTGGGTAGAACAGACAAATTTGCCTGGAGTTTTACCAACACCAATCCTGATGTACAAGATCTCTACATAGAGCAAATTGACACAATCAATCCTGGTATGTACCGTGGGCCAGATGGCTTGTTACCGTTTAAAGTTCGCCAAGAGATTATCGATATCAAAGGCGCGGCATCAATCAATTTTATTGTTAAAGAAACTCGTCATGGGCCAGTAATTTCAGACTCCTACGAGCGCGCTAAACGCGCCATTAATACGGATCGATTTGCTCTAGCATTTCGCTGGACTGCCTTGGATATTGAAAACCAATCCGTTGTCAGTTTGCTAGAGATGAATCGCGCCAAGGACCTCGACTCATTTAAACAGGCTCTCCGCAAGAACTATGCCCCAATGCAAAATGTGGTGATGGCCGATACCGACGGCAATATTGCATATCAAGCCGCTGGTGTTGCCCCTAAACGCGTTTTACACCATGGACTCTATGGTACTGCGCCCGCACTGGGATGGGAAAAGCAGTACGACTGGAACGGCTATGTGCCTTTTGAGCAATTACCAGCTAGCAATAATCCAGAGCAAGGATGGCTCGCCACAGCCAATCAGAGAATTATTGCCAGCAACGACCCTAACCCCCTAACGGCTGATTGGGATTTATCAGCACGCTATGACCGCATTGTAGATCTCATCAAATCTCGAGATTCTCATGATTTGGAATACATGAAAACAATGCAAGCAGATACCCTGTCTCTCTCGTCAATTCCACTGCTTGAGCTCTTTAAAACGAGCACCCCAAGTCATCCATTGGGGGCTAAAGCTTTAGAGCTTGCCAAAGACTTCAATGGCGATATGAAAGTGGATAGTGCCGCCGCTCTCGTCTTCAATGCCTGGGCAGACCAGCTGACGCGCAACCTATTTTCTCGGCTCGGTTATATATTTTCTGAAACCTATGGAGACCGAAATTATCGAGGCGCGCTGCTGGCACAGATTCGCAATCCCAATAGCCCATGGTGTGACAACCCAAAAACTGCTCTTGTAGAAACCTGTCTTGACGCTTCCAACGATGCCTTTGATAAGGCCCTCCAATATCTGAGCAAGGAATATGGCGATGACCCTAAAAAATGGTCCTGGGGAAATGCTCATATTGCCATTTCAGAACATCGACCGATGAGTAAGGTTCCTTTGCTTAGGAAGCTATTTAATTTAGAAGCGCCCTTCCCCGGTGACAGTAACACCGTTAACGTTGGTAGATTAGAGCTATTGCGTACAAGTAACCCCTACGAGACTAAGCAAGCCCCCAGTCTGAGAACTATTTACGACTTATCTGATTTAGAAAATTCCCTCTTTATCTATCAAACCGGCCAATCAGGTTGGGTGCAAAGCAAGCTATATAGAAATATGAACCCTCTTTGGGCCAAGAACGAATACCTTCCCCTGCAGATGAAGCCAGAGAACAGCAAACGCCAGCTCGAACTTGTTAGCAAATAGCACTTCTAAATAGTCACATGAAGGCGTTTAGAATGTCTTATTGATATAAAACAGTCACTATTGAGGACTATAGCTATGAAAAAAATAAATCCGCTTATTACTGCCGCCCTACTAACGTCTCTGATGTTACCAATCAGCAGTGCTTATGCCGAATGGAAAGAGTTAGGATCTAACGCAGTCATGGTTGTTTATGTAGACTTAGAAACGATTCGTGACAGCGGCGAGAAAGCCCAAATCATGTCAATGCTAGATTTTAAAAAACCTGGCAAAAATCCAAGCAACCAACAAACCGTGAACTCTATTGTTGGCTTAAATGAATACAACTGTCCTGATATTAGTTACCGTCCGATTGCCTTTAAAGAATTTTCAGGCAAAAAAGGTACAGGCAAAGTAGTTTCTGATAACAATACCCCTGACAGTAAGTTTGAACCTGTCATTAATGAATCCTGGACAGCTGGAGTATTTAATGTTGTCTGCCAGAAACGGTAGATTGCATACGCAAACCCAGCTCAATCTTTGGGTTTGTCTATTCATCATCTATTCTTGTCTAGGTTTACAAGGGTGCTTTGCCCCGATTGCCGCTGTTGGCGCATCAGGCTCTGCTGCCGCTAGCTCGGCAGGTGGTGCCGTGGTGAGTATGGCAGCCGCTAACCCGGTAACCGCCACGAGTCTGGCCTCCACTGCCGCTACGGGCAAATCACCTTTAGAGCATGCTGCCTCG
Above is a genomic segment from Polynucleobacter sp. MG-5-Ahmo-C2 containing:
- a CDS encoding penicillin acylase family protein, whose translation is MKLNRKLVRLGKLLRPLVLLIGITLAICLVTTIAYLYSAQSSPSGKRVIKGIGDSVVITFDEADIPHIKANSQSDALFALGYLHASERSWQMEINRRLASGRLSEILGNETFKIDRFIRTLGIKHAAEQQFDKYPVSTKRLLQAYADGVNAGNANLGWALPIEYFLTGSKPGHWSPTDSVAWMLMMALDLGGNWHKELQRLELSQFLTTKQVWEVLPPFEPDEPVTNVDFAKIYRDINLFNPPSDSSNRHSNAMPVTEHLAMDLPGGKDGIGSNNWAIGGKLTVSGKPLLANDPHLGLSAPAIWYFARLDAPGMNVIGGTLPGIPAVILGRTDKFAWSFTNTNPDVQDLYIEQIDTINPGMYRGPDGLLPFKVRQEIIDIKGAASINFIVKETRHGPVISDSYERAKRAINTDRFALAFRWTALDIENQSVVSLLEMNRAKDLDSFKQALRKNYAPMQNVVMADTDGNIAYQAAGVAPKRVLHHGLYGTAPALGWEKQYDWNGYVPFEQLPASNNPEQGWLATANQRIIASNDPNPLTADWDLSARYDRIVDLIKSRDSHDLEYMKTMQADTLSLSSIPLLELFKTSTPSHPLGAKALELAKDFNGDMKVDSAAALVFNAWADQLTRNLFSRLGYIFSETYGDRNYRGALLAQIRNPNSPWCDNPKTALVETCLDASNDAFDKALQYLSKEYGDDPKKWSWGNAHIAISEHRPMSKVPLLRKLFNLEAPFPGDSNTVNVGRLELLRTSNPYETKQAPSLRTIYDLSDLENSLFIYQTGQSGWVQSKLYRNMNPLWAKNEYLPLQMKPENSKRQLELVSK
- a CDS encoding surface-adhesin E family protein, which encodes MLPISSAYAEWKELGSNAVMVVYVDLETIRDSGEKAQIMSMLDFKKPGKNPSNQQTVNSIVGLNEYNCPDISYRPIAFKEFSGKKGTGKVVSDNNTPDSKFEPVINESWTAGVFNVVCQKR